The genome window TGAACAAGGAGCTCAGCGAACGGCGCCCTTCGAGCTCCACGCCCACGCTGGTGGCGCTGCGCGCATTGCCGAAGGTGAAGTTGCGCGTGCCGCCGCTGCCCGCACCAGGCAGGAAGAACATCTCGATGGGATTGGTGAACTGCTTGTAGAAGGCCCCCACGCTGATGATCTCGGAGGTGCTGGGGTAGAATTCGTAACGGATGTCGGCGTTGCGCACGGTGGCCACTTGCAGGCTGTCGTTCCCGCGCAGCACGTTGTTGAAGCTGAAGTCATAGAAGGCGAAGGGCGCCAGCTCGCGGAACTCGGGCCGGTTCACGGTCTCGGCATAGCCTAGGCGGATCTGCGCGCGCTCCGTGATGCTGCGCGAGGCATTGATCGATGGCAGGATGCTGAGCACCGGGTTGTTCACCAGCACGCGCCGTCCGCCGAAGGTGCGGCTCTGCAATTCCTGCGTGTTGTGCTCGGCGCGCACGCCAGCGGTGATGGTGGTGTTCGTGGCAATGCTCAAGGTGCCGCTGGCATAGGCCGCGATGAGCCTGTTCGAGGCGGTGTAGCGGTCGCTCGGGTTGGTGCCCTCCTCCAACCGGAAGCCGGTGGTGGGGTTGATGTTCCCCTCCGCGAACACCTGGTCGAGCGGGGCATAGGCGAGGCTCTGGTCGTAGGTGATCAGGTTGGCGGCCCGGAAGCTCATCCAGCGCGCCTCGAATGAGCGGTCCTTCAGTTCGGCGTAGGCGCCCGCGCGCAGTTTCACGCTGATCTTCTCGCCGCTCAGCTTGTGCTCGTAGTCGAGGCGGCCGGTCTTCACCTGCTCATCCATGTCGGAGTAGAAGCGGCCTGCATCGAGGGTGGTGGCGCCCGGCGGGATGATGGTCTGGAACGGAGCGTTCGAGTCGGTGGTGTTGATGTCGCGCACGGTGCGGATGCGGCGGAAGTCGGGCTCCTTGCTCCAGGCGAGGCCATAGCCGGCGGTCCATTCCAGTTTGCTCACATCGCTCTTGAGCTCATGGCTGCCATGCAGCTGGCCGCTGTAGATGGTGCGCTGCTGGTAGCGGAAGGCGTAGTTCTTCACCTCGAATTGCTCCTCGAAGTTGCGGCCCGTGCGCAGCGTGGCCTGATCGGTGCCCTGCTGGGTGAAGAGGTTGCGGAACTCGACCTTGCTGCGATTGCCCAGCAGCACGCTGAAGTTGCTCAGCACGCTCACGCGCACCTGGCGGATGTTCTCGTTGTCGCTGTAGTTGTAGATGCTGTCGCTTCGCCCGGCAACAGGATCGAACACGTTGTAGTTGTAGTTCTTGGCGGTGTAGCTCAAGCGGGTGTCGCTGTAGCTGAGGCTGGTGACGTTACCGCCGCGCACGCGCCCATCGCCCTTGCCGATGCGGCGCGCGAGCAGCAGGCTGAAGCGCTGGTCGGGGCTTGCCGTGCTGCGCTCAGCGCTCCAGTTGTTGGCCAGCGCGCGGCCAGCGGTCTGCAAGCCCTGAGCGCCCACGCCGCGCAGGTCGCTGGGGAAGGCATTCGGGAGTTGGCGCAGGCCGTCGTCGAAACCGAGCGCATCGGTGCTGCTGCGCTGGCTGTTGTAGAAGTCGTTGAAGGTGGTCCCGTTACGGTAGGACATGCCGTAGTCCACGCGCGTGAGGTTCGAGTCGGGCACGTTCACGGTGTAGAGCTTGATCACGCCGCCGGCGAATTCGCCGGGCAGCTCGGGCGCGCCGCTCTTGTAGATCATCACGCGGTCGAGCGCGCCGCTGGGCAGCACATCGAAGCTGAAGGCGCGCTTATCGGGTTCGAGGCTCGGCGCGATCACGTCATTCAGCATCACCGTGTTGTAGCGGTCCGCAAGCCCCCGGATCATCACGAAGCGGTCGCCCACCATGGTGACGCCAGGTATGCGCTTCACCACATCGCCCGCGGTGCGGTCCTGGCTCTTGCTGATCTGTTCGCGGCCCACGCCGTTCACCACCTGCTCACTCTTGCGGGTCTCCATCACCACGGCGCCTTCGGTCTCGGTGCGCTTCGTGGTCACGACTTCCACTTCACCGATGGCGATGGACTGCCCTTTCAGTTCCAAATCGGCCCGGGTCGTGGCGCCGGCCGCAACGGATATCGCTCGCTCCATCGGCTCGAATCCCACGAAGCTCACCTGCAAGGCGTAGGTGCCGGGATCCGCCTGGAAGCTGTATTTGCCGTCGAGGTCGGTGGTGGCGCCAGTGCTTGTGCCCTTGAGGAGCACGTTCACGAAGGGCATGGGCTGCAGCTTGCCGCCTTCCACCGTGGTGATGGTGCCGGAAACGGTGCCCTTCTGCCCAAGCAGGCTGAAGGAAAGTGATGCGGCAAGCAGGAGAAGCAGGGTTCGGTACATCGCATAAGAGAACAGTGTGAATCACCATTCGCGGCGCAAAAGTCCCGGCGGCCTGTTAGGAGGCCCTTGTTTGACCGTTAAGGATCCGTTAGCCCTTGTTCGCCTTGCTTAACCTGCCGTTTACACGTTCTTCAAGGAACCACCACTTGGGCGAGTCTTTCCGGCCGCGCGCGCGCTGCCACATCACCAAGAGGCGCTCCTGAAGAAG of Flavobacteriales bacterium contains these proteins:
- a CDS encoding carboxypeptidase-like regulatory domain-containing protein, with translation MYRTLLLLLAASLSFSLLGQKGTVSGTITTVEGGKLQPMPFVNVLLKGTSTGATTDLDGKYSFQADPGTYALQVSFVGFEPMERAISVAAGATTRADLELKGQSIAIGEVEVVTTKRTETEGAVVMETRKSEQVVNGVGREQISKSQDRTAGDVVKRIPGVTMVGDRFVMIRGLADRYNTVMLNDVIAPSLEPDKRAFSFDVLPSGALDRVMIYKSGAPELPGEFAGGVIKLYTVNVPDSNLTRVDYGMSYRNGTTFNDFYNSQRSSTDALGFDDGLRQLPNAFPSDLRGVGAQGLQTAGRALANNWSAERSTASPDQRFSLLLARRIGKGDGRVRGGNVTSLSYSDTRLSYTAKNYNYNVFDPVAGRSDSIYNYSDNENIRQVRVSVLSNFSVLLGNRSKVEFRNLFTQQGTDQATLRTGRNFEEQFEVKNYAFRYQQRTIYSGQLHGSHELKSDVSKLEWTAGYGLAWSKEPDFRRIRTVRDINTTDSNAPFQTIIPPGATTLDAGRFYSDMDEQVKTGRLDYEHKLSGEKISVKLRAGAYAELKDRSFEARWMSFRAANLITYDQSLAYAPLDQVFAEGNINPTTGFRLEEGTNPSDRYTASNRLIAAYASGTLSIATNTTITAGVRAEHNTQELQSRTFGGRRVLVNNPVLSILPSINASRSITERAQIRLGYAETVNRPEFRELAPFAFYDFSFNNVLRGNDSLQVATVRNADIRYEFYPSTSEIISVGAFYKQFTNPIEMFFLPGAGSGGTRNFTFGNARSATSVGVELEGRRSLSSLFTEGVMSRIGVMVNAAYIVTEVDLGSEAAGQKQERPLMGQSPYIVNAGLYYQDRERRIQGSILYNVIGPRLFAVGTYGTPDIYEMPRNVIDLAVTKGLGKRFELKLAAQDILNQRVLLLQDSNDDGRIGQQDEQIMSFRRGASFTVGIGARF